Genomic window (Candidatus Vicinibacter proximus):
AAGGAGCCGGATCAGCAGCAGAGGCTGAAACTATCGTAGTATAAGGCATTGCCCCATATTCTTCTAGAGTACGGGCAACTTTTGCTACCGTCGAAGATTTCTGTCCGGAAGCCACGTAGATGCAATAAACGGGTTCTCCACGGTCGTAGAATTCTTTTTGATTGATGATGGTGTCAATGGCGATGGCCGTTTTACCGGTTTGGCGGTCGCCAATGATCAATTCCCGCTGGCCACGGCCAATCGGAATCATGGAGTCAATCGCTTTGATACCGGTTTGTAGTGGTTCATTTACCGGTTGACGGAAGATAACACCCGGAGCTTTTCTCTCCAAAGGCATTTCATATTTAACACCCGGAATAGGTCCTTTACCATCTATTGGCTGGCCCAATGGATTTACTACCCGGCCTACAAAACCTTCTCCCACCTGTATGGAGGCAATTTTAGAAGTTCTTTTTACTCTGGAACCTTCTTTGATTCCGGTCCATGGACCCATGAGTACGACACCCACGTTGTCCTCTTCCAGGTTTAGCACGATGGCCTGCACACCTGTTTCGAATTCAACCAACTCTCCAGCCTGTGCATTGGTAAGTCCATAAACACGGGCGATACCGTCACCAACGGTGAGTACCGTTCCAATTTCTTCCAGTTCAGCTGCGGTGTTAACACCTGAAATCTGTTGCTTTAGAATCGCTGATATTTCTTCGGGTCTGATATTTACCATGATAAGAATTTTAGTATTTAAGATTTAACCACTAGATTAATGTATGATTTGTCATATAGGTTGGTACGCATTTGATCCAACTGGCGTTTGGCTGTTGAGTCCACTTGCTGGCCGTCCAATTCAAAGATGATACCTCCGATCAGAGAAGCGTCAATTTTTTGTATAATTTCCAAAGTTTCGCCTGGCTTTAACCAAGGATTGAAACGATTTCTGATCTCTGTCAACTGAGTCTCTCCCAATGCCTGGGCAGAGGTTACCACTGCAGTACGGATCTTATTGATGTTTTTAAACTGTTGAATAAATTCTGTGCAGATTTGGGCCAAAAGTGGCTCCCGGCCTTTTGAAATGAGAAGGCTCACAAAGGCATTTGTAAGTTCAGAAATCTTACTGCCAAGAATGATCTTAAAAATCTCCATCTTTTTGTCCCCATGGATGATTGGACTTTTAAGCATTAAGGCAAAATCACGATTTTCGCAAACCGACTGAATGGTTCTGACATCTTCATGCACCTCATTAAGTGCAGACTTTTCAGTAGCCAGATCCACTAAGGATTTGGCATATCGTCCGGCAATTTTTGACATTGACATTTTTTATCAGTTTACTTTGATCTCGTCAACCAGTCTTTTGATATAGTCCTGCTGATTTTGGTCTGTTTCCAATTTTTGTCGGATGATTTTCTCAGCAATATCTACTGCCATTACACCCACCTGATTTTTAACATCGACCAGGGCAGATTTTTTGGCATTTTCAATATCGTTTTTAGCGTTGACCACAATTCTTTGCGCCTCTTCCTTTGCTTTGTCCCGGGCTTCAGCAACAATTTGATTGGCTGACTCCTTGGCATCGCGTAGAATGCGCATTTTCTCTTCACGAGCCTCATTCATGATCTGCTCATTTTCAGATTTCAGTTTTAACATCTCCTCTTTTGCATTTTTTGCTGCATTCAAGGAATCCTGAATATCGTTTGCACGACTGTTCAGGGCACTGATGATCGGCTTAAAGGCAAACTTGCCAATAATCAACCAAAAAATCAGGAAAATCAGCGTGGACCAGAAAAGCAAACCGAAAGTTGGCTTTATTGGGCTGAAGTCTATTGAAAGTAAGATTAAAGAATCCATGCTTTTACATTTAAAATCAAAAAGAACAGGTACAGCAACCAACCGTTCTGCACCCTGTTCGTAAAATTTTTAAGCTACCAGGTAAGCCAAAAGGATTGCGATCAAAGCCGCACCTTCTACAAGGGCAGCAGTCAAAATCATGTTGGAACGGATATCGCCAATGGCCTCAGGCTGACGCGCGATTGCATCCAATGCCTTTCCTCCAATGTTTCCTACTCCGATACCTGCGCCGATCGCTGCAATACCCATACCTAGAGCTACAATTGAACCTGTCATAAACTTTGTTTTATATAGTTAAAAATTAATGATGTTCTGCCTCATGTTCATGGTGATGTTCTTCTGTTGCAGCGCCAATATAAGATGCCGTCAAAAGTGTGAACACATAAGCCTGGATGAATGCCACCAAAAGCTCTATGGCCATCATGAACAAAGAAAGTAAAACCGAACCTATAGCAGCGCCTGAAGCGGCACCAACATTTTCTCCGGATTTACCAATGATAAATATCAAACTGACGAAAATAATAATCACGATATGCCCGGCAGTGATGTTGGCAAAAAGCCTGAGCATCAGGGTTACCGGTTTGATAAAAATACCCAGAATTTCGATGGGTGTTATCAAGGTTTTGATACCTGCTGGAATCCCCGGCATCCACAGGATGTGTTCCCAATAGTGGCGGTTACCCTTTACATTCACTACGATGAAAACGATTAAAGCCAACACCATGGTCACCGCAAGATTTCCGGTTACATTGGCGCCACCAAAAAATGGAATCTGACCAAATAAATTCAAGCCTAGAATAAAGAAAAACAAGGAAAGCAACAAGGGCATGTAGCCCACATACTTTGGCCCTATAAACGGTTTGGCTACTTCATCCTGAATGAAAAGTATTATTGGCTCCATTAATTTTTGGATGCCTGTTGGCGGAGTACCAGGATTTGCTTTGTATTTGCGCGCCATACCGATAAACATCAGCGACATAAATCCTACCACCAACAACATGGCAAATACATTCTTACTGATGGAAAAATCGTAAAAGCCGGTAATGCCTCCTTTGAATAATCCACCATCAGCAGTACTTGCTTTCTCTGTTTGAAAATTTCTGCCCTGATAAGAAGCATAGATATATTCTTTCTTCCCTCCGGTTTCGTCTTTTACTTCAGTTGAAAATCCCTGAATCTCCACTTCTCCTACTGGAAATGTAGGATCAGTAATTCTCATAACCTTCCCTTCATGTAGCACATATCGATCGATAGCTACGTGTCCGGAACCATGGTGCGCATCATCAATGTGAAAACGGCCTGA
Coding sequences:
- the atpH gene encoding ATP synthase F1 subunit delta, which gives rise to MSKIAGRYAKSLVDLATEKSALNEVHEDVRTIQSVCENRDFALMLKSPIIHGDKKMEIFKIILGSKISELTNAFVSLLISKGREPLLAQICTEFIQQFKNINKIRTAVVTSAQALGETQLTEIRNRFNPWLKPGETLEIIQKIDASLIGGIIFELDGQQVDSTAKRQLDQMRTNLYDKSYINLVVKS
- the atpE gene encoding ATP synthase F0 subunit C produces the protein MTGSIVALGMGIAAIGAGIGVGNIGGKALDAIARQPEAIGDIRSNMILTAALVEGAALIAILLAYLVA
- the atpB gene encoding F0F1 ATP synthase subunit A, with the protein product MKKLYKILTLSVLFCFGRIEAQQPVGAETPTQHEAHEHNHGSSQEGHEGHNHGPISGQTAPAESADHATGDHGHAPFNAKETAFHHISDLNVYSIGPWNFPLPCILYAPAYGWSVFSSGRFHIDDAHHGSGHVAIDRYVLHEGKVMRITDPTFPVGEVEIQGFSTEVKDETGGKKEYIYASYQGRNFQTEKASTADGGLFKGGITGFYDFSISKNVFAMLLVVGFMSLMFIGMARKYKANPGTPPTGIQKLMEPIILFIQDEVAKPFIGPKYVGYMPLLLSLFFFILGLNLFGQIPFFGGANVTGNLAVTMVLALIVFIVVNVKGNRHYWEHILWMPGIPAGIKTLITPIEILGIFIKPVTLMLRLFANITAGHIVIIIFVSLIFIIGKSGENVGAASGAAIGSVLLSLFMMAIELLVAFIQAYVFTLLTASYIGAATEEHHHEHEAEHH
- the atpF gene encoding F0F1 ATP synthase subunit B, translated to MDSLILLSIDFSPIKPTFGLLFWSTLIFLIFWLIIGKFAFKPIISALNSRANDIQDSLNAAKNAKEEMLKLKSENEQIMNEAREEKMRILRDAKESANQIVAEARDKAKEEAQRIVVNAKNDIENAKKSALVDVKNQVGVMAVDIAEKIIRQKLETDQNQQDYIKRLVDEIKVN